Below is a window of Ignavibacteriota bacterium DNA.
GACGGCGAGGTTTGGCACCTCGATGTCGGCTCATCGCATCCTGGGGCTGGAGAAGGTCCCAAGGGTTTGGCTGTTCGCCAATTAAAGCGGTACGTGAGCTGGGTTCAGAACGTCGTGAGACAGTTCGGTCCCTATCCTATGTGGGCGAAGGATATTTGAGGGAAGTTGCTCCTAGTACGAGAGGACCAGAGTAAACGGACCTACGGTGTACCTGTTGTCACGCCAGTGGCAAACGCAGGGTAGCCACGTCCGGTCGGGATAAGCGCTGAAAGCATCTAAGTGCGAAACCCATCCCAAGATTAGATATCCCTGGCTTTATGCCACTTAAGACCCGTAGAAGATGACTACGTTGATAGGCCACAGATGTAAAGGTAGTAATACCTGAGTCGAGTGGTACTAATAGGTCGTGAGACTTAACCAATAATTTTTATTGATACACAAGATTCCACCCGTTCCCAAAGAGAACTCATGTTGACAGGCAACTGCATCAACATTTTGGATTGAATTATTTGATTGTGAAGTTGTCCCGCTTTTCGCGGGCGACTCTTCTAAGATTTTTTCTGGCGACTATGCCGCGGGTGAAACACCTCTTCCCATTCCGAACAGAGCAGTTAAGCCCCGCAGGGCCGATGGTACTTTGCTTGTAAGGGCACGGGAGAGTAGGTCGTTGCCAGGAATTTAGTTTAAACCCCATCTTGTTTTTTTCAGGATGGGGTTTTTTGTTGTTGATAAAGATGTAAAGGCAGGTGTACTGGGACTACTGTACATGTAAGGACGCGTAAGTCCCGCCAGGGCGGGATACAATCCGGTTGTTACCTTGAATTTAGTTTGAAAATCCCATCTCGATTTATTTCAGCATGGGATTTTTCAATTACCTTCTACTGCAATTTTGAATTCTATACTTTGCTTTACTATTTTGTAAACCGTCAGATAATCATTATTAAAACGTCATGTTCTATCGGTTAACAGTTCTCCTTTTTTTCTTCTTCACTCTTGCAGCAACAGTATTGTTTGCCGAACGACTTCCCTTAAGAGTGTACACGACCGCCGATGGATTAGCGCGTGATTTTGTTGTCAAGATGGTTCAGGATTCTCGCGGGCGTATATGGTTCTGTACTTCGGAGGGACTTTCCCGTTTTGATGGTTATACTTTTTACAATTACACAGGAAGAAATGGTTTTCCCCACCGATTTATTTCCGATATGTTAGAAAGCCGTGACGGAAAATACTGGGTTGCAACGGCAGGCGGTTTGTGTGAATTCTTTCCAAAAGGAATTTCCGGGACTGGAGATTCGATTCAATTTTTTTCCGTTCATTATCTGAACAAGAACAAACCCGCACTTGGAGTCAATGCGGTTATTGAAGATAACGCAAGAAGAATGTGGTGTGCTACCACAGACGGACTTTATCAATATGAACTTCTACGGGGTAATTATGTAGCACAACGGATTGACTTCGGAAATCAAATTCGTTCGGAAAAATCGAACAATGTACTTGCTGTATTCTTTGATAAGAAGGGAAACCTGTGGGTTGCTACCGAAGATGGATTGTATTGCCGCCAGAGCAACGGACACATCGAACTGTATTCTATGGAAGACGGGCTTCCTACGAATGGCATCAAAATAATAACACAAGACGACCGAAATAATATTTGGGTCGGAACTCCGGCGGGGGCATGTTATCTGTCGTTCGATAAGAAAGCGGCCCGGTTTCAGGTGCGGAAAGTATTTACCACGAAAGATGGATTGCAGAATAGCTGGATCAACACGCTCTATTTTTCTAAACGAAATATCTTATTGGTTGGGACCACGGGCGGGCTCAGTACGATTGAGTACCGGGAAGAGAAACCGATAGTTGTTAAAACATATACTAAAGCAAACGGACTTAGTGATAACGGGGTCTCGGCAATTACAGAGGACAATGCGGGTAATCTCTGGCTCGGGACGGAAAGTGGCGGCGCGATGAAACTCGCCTTGAATGGATTTACAACATATTATCTTTCAGACGGGCTTAGTTCTGAACGCATCGGTGCAATCTTTGAAAATCAGTACAAAGAATTATGTGTACTTAGCGGTCTGGCGAGTTATGTCAACAAATTTAATGGGATGCAATTCCAGGCAACGAAAATTAATCTGCCGAAAACAATTCAAAACCTTGGATGGGGTTGGTATCAGACACACCTTCAGGATAGAAACGGGGAATGGTGGATTCAGACAGCACAGGGTGTAGTTCGATATCCAAAAGTTGAAACGGTAGAACAACTTGCAACTGTAACACCAATCAAAGTGTATACAACGGCAGATGGTCTGGGAGGGAATGATATATTTCGACTTTACGAGGACAACAAGAGCAACATTTGGATTAGTACTCTTGATAACCTCGCGTGTGTGTTGACGCGATGGGAACGAAAGACAGAAACGTTTCATCGGTTTCCCACATACGAGGGTTTCGAATATTCTGCGCCGACAGCGTTTTGCGAAGATAGTTCGGGAAATTTATGGATTGGTTCATACGGGGGAACATTGGCTCGTGTGAGGAATGATTCGTTTGAATTTTTCCCATCGCATTTCGGCGCGGCCGAAGGGTTGATTCGTGCAATGTTTCTTGATAGCAAAAATCGTTTGTGGATTGCAAGTTCCCTGGGCGGAGTGAGACGGCTTGATGATGTTACTGCTACCAAGCCTGTGTTTATCAACTATACAACCCGCGAAGGTCTAAGTAGTAACGAGGCAAGATGTATTACCGAAGACAGGTGGGGGAGAATTTATATCGGAACAGGTAAGGGTGTAGACCGGCTTAATCCCGAAACGGGACAAATAAAACATTACTCCGTTGCAGATGGGCTTGGAAGCAATTCATTAAACATTGCCTTTCGAGACAAGAGCGATGTGTTGTGGTTCGGAACGCTTCAGGGACTTTCCCGGTTGGAACCGGTTGAAGAGGTCTCGAACAGCGCCCCAACCATTTCAATTGATGGTCTTACTATCGCAGGAGTTCGACAAGCCATTTCCGAGTTGGGAGAAAGCGAATTATCCGGATTTGAATTACAATCGGATGAGAATAACATAGCGATTGAATTTTCGAGTATCGGGTTTGGCATCGGTGAAATTCTCAAGTATCAGTATAAACTTGATGGCGCTGAAACGGACTGGAGTACTCCAACAACACAACGCGCGGTCAACTTTGCAAGTCTCGCCCCCGGAGCATATCGCTTTCAGGTACACGCTCTCAATTCCGACGGACTGATGAGCGAGAAACCCGCGTCAATTTCTTTTGTGATTCTTCCTCCGTTCTGGCAGCGATGGTGGTTTATGATGATTGCGTTGATTGGCGTAGGTTCCGTTTTGTATAGTGTGTATCGAATTCGCGTTCAAAGAATTATCGAGATGGAGAACCTACGAAGAAGAATTGCTCAGGATTTACATGACGATATTGGCGCTGACCTTACACAGATTGCAATCTTTTCTGAAGTCATTAAAACGCGGATACATGATGCTGAAATAGAGTCAATGCTGGAGAAAATCGGAACGATGGCTCGCCGGGTCATCGGAGGAATGAGCGAACTCGTTTGGTACATTGACCCGCGGCATGACACGGTGAACGACCTCATCAACAGGATTGAGGAACTTGTCGGAGGTCTTCTTCAGGGAACGGAGATTCGTTTTTCTGTGGATTGTAATTCGACGTTGAAAGAAATCAAACTGACTCCGGAAATCAGGAAGGAATTGTTTCTCATCCTGAAAGAAGCATTGCACAACGCTGTAAAGTATTCTCAGTGTTCAACGATCTCATTTGTACTTTCTCTTTCAGGCAAGCGACTTGTTATCGAACTGAAAGATAACGGCAAAGGAATTAATGAGACACAAAACCGGAAAGGTCACGGACTTGAAAATATGCGCAAGCGTACGTCGGTCATCGGAGGAATATTTGTACTTGATTCGCTTCCTGACAAAGGAACGATGATTCGGCTCGATGTGCCGCTTGTCGTGCGTACGCGAGGAACTACCCGTTCGGGTAGTTGAACAGCGATGTGTTTTTCCATACCTTGTATCATGGTAAGAAAGCCGTTAGAATGATTTTTATTTCTTTAGTTGAAGACGATACCGGCGTACGCGAAGGATTAGCCGCGCTCGTGGGAGGAACCGAAGGATTTAAATGCGTTGGAAAATATTCGTCGTGTGAGGATGCCCTTGAAGGAATTGAGAGCGACACACCGGATGTGATGCTGATGGATATTGGTTTGCCGGGAATGTCGGGAATTGCCGGTGTTCGATTGGTGAAATCAAAATTTCCCGACATCAAAGTTCTCATGCTAACGGTGTATGAAAACAACGAGCGCGTGTTTGAAGCAATCTGTGCCGGTGCAGACGGATATTTGTTGAAGACAACGCCGCCCGTTCAATTACTGCAAGCAATTCGGGAAATTCATAGCGGCGGTGCGGCGATGTCTCCCGCAATTTCAAGAAAAGTGTTGGAGATGTTTCAGCGCTCGCACGGAAAATCGAGCGACGAATTCGACCTCTCACAACGTGAATTGGAAATTTTACAGCATCTTGTTCAGGGAAACAGTTACAAAGTCATTGCAGAAGCGTTGTTTGTTTCTGTCAACACAGTTCATTTTCATATCAAAAATATTTACCGAAAACTCCACGTTACTTCAAAATCGGAAGCGGTTGCTGTAGCACTGCGGCATCGCTTTGTCTGAGCGATTCGAATCATTCCGTATTGCGTTCCTCCTTTCAATACAATGGTAGGTCAACCTACCGCTTTATATAATCTTTCAATATTTCATTGAGACGAACTACCGAAACGGGTAGGTTTTTCAATGCTTCATTTTGGGTACATTTGTATCGTATAATTCAATCATCGAATTTTTTCGATTGCTCTTTTATCAATAATACATAGAAAAGGTTTTATGAAAACCACATTTACAAAATCACCACGATTGTTGGTGTTTGCTCTTCCGGTCATCTTATTTTTTTCGTTCGGCTTGATGCAAATACTTTTCGACAGCAACACCCCGGAGAATGTTCAGCCGTCATCTCTCCAAAAGAAAGAAGGATACAACGGTAGAGCCGACGTCTTCAAAAAATATTTTGAGGACTGGTACGCGCCGTACAAGGAATATGAACCGGGATTGCAAAAGCAAGCCGCTCAACAGATTCAGACGATGCCCACCGAAGACCAACGCATCGGTAAAAAAGGAAAATCTTCCCGGCTGGCGATGTCTCACTCGCCGTGGGTGCAAAAGGGTCCGTGGGGAGTGCGTAACGAGTATATGGACCCGCCTGTGTATTATTCCGGAAGAATTACAACGATTGATTATCATCCTTCAACAGGATATTATGTGGGAACGGCAGAAGGCGGACTCTGGGCGCAGGCGGCATTTGTCTTTGTCCCGTTGACAGAAAAACTTCCGTCGCTTTCCATTGGCGCAGTCGCGGTTGACCCGTCGGATGCTGACAGAATTTATCTCGGCACCGGAGAGTATCAGGGATTCCCGGGAACCGGTGTGTATCGTTCAACAAATGGTGGTGCGAGCTGGGAACCATTAGTGATTGATAATATGGATGATACGCCGAAACGCGTTTCAAAAATTTTAGTTGCACCGTGGGACAACAATATTGTATTTGTTGCATGTAACGAAGGATTATATCGAACATCGGACAAAGGCGATACATGGAAACAAGTCGGTTATGCAAGCATCAGCGACGTAGCAACTAATCCAAGTGGAACATTTATGTTAATGGGCACGCCCGGGGACAGAGTATCAAAATCTACCAACTTTGGTCTGAACTGGAGCATTGTGACTGACTTGCCTGTTTCGGACGTTCCCATTGGAGAGGAGCCCACTTCTCAGCATGTAGCAGTAGGAAGAATTTCTGTAGCAATTTCGAAAAGTTCACCTTCAACAGCGTATGTCCAAATCGGGGATAAATTCAGAGATTCGGTTATGGGTGTTTACAAAACCACTAACGCAGGCGGCAATTGGACAAACATTACACCACCACCATCAGCGCTGACAAACGGAAAAAAGAATTATCTGGCACAACAACGGTATAATAACGTTGTTGCAATTCACCCGACCAATGCAAATATCGTTTGGTTAGGCGGTGTATGGCTGTTACGATCTTCGAACGGCGGTTCATCGTGGAATCAGGTTGGCGTAACGAACACCGGGCAGTGGATTGTGCATCCGGATAATCATGCTTTGTTCTACAAAGACGCTAACACATTTGTTGTCGGTAATGATGGTGGATTCTTCACAACCTCGGATGAAGGCGTTACATGGAATTCCAACGTTAATAGGTTGCTGCCGATTACTCAATTTTATAATGTTGCGATAGAAACATTCGGAGGAAAAGTACGATACGGTGGAGCGCAGGATAACGGTATCATCGGCAGTAATCCTGATTTTCCCGATGATTGGATTTACCGGAAGCAAGGCGACGGAATTGATGTTGCCTTTAATCCTGCATCCGCTTCGATTATCTATCATGTTCTGAATTATTCTGATCCTTACTGGCGTGTCCGATCGGATAACCAAGGAACGTCGTGGGCTGGAATCAATTATGGAATAGACACGAATCATCGGAAGCAGGATTTTTGGGGAACGTACATCGTTCCTTCGAAAACTTCCGGGTCGAAAATTTTTACTAATGCCGGGCATTATATTTATATGAGCACAGACCGGGGAAATAACTGGACGATGGTGTTAGGGACAAATTCTTATGGCGTTGCAGGTCACTTTGACGTGAATTACGGGGACAATTTTATTTACGTTCCGAACAAAGGCGCCAAGTTGGATGGCAGCGCTAACGACCGGCTTTCCGGACTTGCGTACGATTCATCGTCGAAAAAATGGTCGCGTTTAGATATTGGTATCGGTTTGCCGAATTCGACGATTAAAAAAGTGCGCACATCCATTGAAGTATCGGCAACTGCCTACGTTTTGGCGAATTCCCCCTTCAGGCAGGTCTGGAAGACGACGAACAAAGGTCAGACGTGGACAGATATCAGCAGTAATTTACCGGATTATCTTCCGGTGAACGACATTCTCGAAGACCCGCTTGATACCGACCATCTCATTGTCGGGACGGATAAGGGAGCGTTTGCTTCGGATGATGCGGGCGCAAGTTGGTATCGTTGGAATACGGGGATGCCGGAAGCGGTTCGAATCTTAGATATTGATATATCATATCATGACGGAAATTTTTATGTCTTTGCCGGAACGTTCGGACGAAGCACGTTCGAGCGGAAACTCTATGCAACAGAACCGGCTGCATTTATCCCACCTAAACGGCTTAATTTTGGAACGGTCAGTCGCGGCGGCAGAACATTTGACACGGTACGGGTGACAAATATCGGCGCGGAAATTTTGGAAATCTCCGGCGTACAGATTTCCGATCCGGATATCACCATTAGCCCGCTCTCCGCTTCCATCGCGGCTGGAGAATCACGAGTGTTTACGGTCTACTACAATCCCTCAAGAAAAATTTACGGAGCGAGGCAGGGAACAATCGAGTTTCTCCATAACGGCGAGGGAGATTCGCGTATCGAAGTTCAAGCGTATGTCGGGAACAGTGAGAAATTCCGTTCGTTCATACCTGAAAATCTGACAGCGAAGAAAGCGGAGAAGAGAAAAGAAACGGTTTCGAACTGGGAATTCCATTTTGAAAATAATAACCCGACGCGTAATCCCGCTCATGCGCTTGTCGTCGAGTTCAAAAATGCGGTAAGTGAACTTGTCAGCAGTTCGCCGTTTGGAAAAACATCTGCCAACAAGGCGAAGAGGATTTGGACATTTTCAGAAGGCGACATTGCATTCGGGAATTTTGCCGTCATCAAAGGAATAAATCTTGGAACAAAAGGACAAGAAGTGAAACGATGGTGGTGGGTTGCCAATCTGGTTGATTGGAATGAAGATGAAGAGAGGATGACGGAAGGCGTGCTTGGAGTTATCAACGGCACGAAGTTTCCGGAGTCTCAGGTGATTGGCGCGGCAATGCCGAACACTGCCAACCTTCGGGAAGAACTTTTTGTTGAATACCCGTTTTCGAAATCCAACCCGCTCATCATCGGTGTGAAGGATAGTTTCCCGAAAGAAAAGAGAGTGGCGTGGGTTGCATTTGAAAAACCTGCCGACCTCCTTTCATCGCTCTTACCCGGCACACGCGGGGTACAGCACAACGGTTTGCCACGCTGGTTCGATTCGCTGGCGAACGGCAGGGAAATGATTGGCGCGTACAAAAAACTGCCGCCACAGATGCAAAGTAACAAACTCTTTGCGGAACTTGTTGCATTGAAAATAAATATCATTGCAAGCAAGATGGAAAAAACTCCGCTCGGATTCGGCGAACTGAAATTTCAGGAAGGCGGAAGCAGGTTCGACGGAAAGACGGTGGGGGAAATTTCCGCAATGGCAGATACGTTTATGACGTACGGGAACGTCGAGAAAATCGGAAGCGCGGCGGAGTTGTATGGCGTCATCCGGAAGATTGATTCGGCATTTAGCGGCGCGAACGATACGCTTTCGTTCTACCGGAAACTCCGGTTTACCGGCGTGCGTGAAATAGAGGAAGTTCAGTTCCTTGTTCAGGACCCGTCCATCGAGCCGGTTGTTCATACGTCCGGTATTGTCTTTACGGAAGTTCCGGACGAGTTTACGCTTTATCAGAATTATCCGAACCCGTTCAACCCCACTACAAATTTCGGATTTCGAATTTCGGATTTCGGATTGGTGACGTTGACAGTGTACAATTCGCTCGGACAGGAGATTGCCACAGTATTGAATCGTCAAGCAATAGAAGCGGGTGAATACGAATTCCTGTTTGAGGCGAGTACCCTTCCGAGCGGTGTTTATTTCTATCGCCTCACGGTGGAATCGGAAGATGAAGAAGGAGTTGCTCAGACATTCACAGACGCTAAGAAAATGTTGCTCCTTCGTTGATTTGTGATTCGTGAATGGTGAGTAGTGGGTTCATAACCATTTTTGTTTAACCAATCACTACTTCAGCAAACACCAACTAACGATTCACAACAAAAGAGAAAGCCCGCCGTTTTGAGAATATCAGAACGGCGGGCTTTTTGTTCTTGTTACGATTTATACGAATGGGTCTTTGCTAAAAATTAGTCTGAAACCCTATCTTGATTCTTTCAGGATAGGGTTTTTTGTTGAATTTAGCAGGCTATTAAAAATATTTTTGAAACTACTTGACAATTTCTAAAAAAATTATTAGACTTGGGCAGTTAATTATTAATTAGATACACAAATTATTGGGGTCTTCTTATGAAACTATCTACTAAGATAATCATGCTTACGTGCTCTTTATTTGTCACCATCGTTGTTGTTTCAGCACAACCGAAATGGGCTTTACAGGTAAGCGGAACTTCGATGAAACTCAATTCGGTTAGTTTCTTTGATACACTTTCCGGAGTTGCAGTTGGTAACAACGGAATTATATTACGTTCGATAAATGGAGGAACAAGATGGACACAGGTTCCAAGCGGGACGACCTATACTCTTTCTTCCGTTGTATATTCTTCATCTTCAATCGCGATGGCGGCAGATGGTGGAAAATGTTTCGATGCTGGATGCGGAAATATATATCGAACGACAGATGGTGGCGCATCATGGTTTGAAATGGCAATGCATGGCGCTGATTATCCATCATTGTCGTTTGTTACTTCGCAGAAGGGTATCATTGCGGGAGGAGGGTATGACTTTGGAGGTAATCCATATTCCTCAGTTAGCAAGACAACCGATGGAGGTGTATCATGGTTTTCTTATTTTCCGTTAGTCAACAACCAATGGTTCTATAAAATTATGGACGATATCAACTATGTTGATACAACATTTTGTATTGCCGCCACCGGAGATGGACTAATCTTACGACACGACAGGGACACTGTGGTGAATAGTTCAAGAACGAGTTACTGGAGTGTGGTGGACAGCCTGCCGGTAAGTATTCGCCGTATGTTTTTTTTCGATACTTTGTATGGAACGGTGGTTGGCACTAATGGTAATATATGGAGAACAACTGATGGCGGAGATACGTGGCAACAGCAAATCAGCAATACTACACAACATTTAAATAGCGTTTATTTTCTATCAGTGAACGAGGGGTACGTAGCGGGAAATGGCGGAACAATTCTGCACACAACAAACGGCGGTACAACGTGGACTACCGAATTAACCGGGACAACACAACATCTCAACAAGATACTGTTCACCGATGTACAACATGGATGGGCAGTAGGCGACAATGGAGTGATTCTTAAATACGGTTCGTTCACATCATGCAACCTTTCAAGAACAACGGTTGATTTTGGCTCAATCAATAACAAGAGTGAATTTGAAAGCACAATTCAAATCAAAAACAACGGAACATTGCCTCTTGCCGTTTCTTCCATTGTTTCGGATAATAGTGATTTTACCGCTAATATGAATGACGTAACTGTTTCTGCCGGAGGCACTGCGAACGTGATAATAACATTTCATCCCGTGACACCCGGCGAGAAATCCGGAAACATTATTTTTACACACGATGTCTTTCCATTTGCTGATACAGTTTCTGTGCGAGGAACATCGCTTGATTTTGATACGACATTTGTTGAAGTGAATGAGAAATGGAATCTGATATCCAATCCCCGTCTTGTCTCGGATAATTCAAGAACGGCGTTGTTCCCTTCGGCTCTCACCGATGCGTTTCAGTACGAGCAAGGTTCGGGTTATACACAAACGAATACAATACTAAACGGAAGAGGATATTGGCTTAAGTTCAATTCCTCCGCTACAACAAAAATAGCAGGTGTTGTTATTACGAGCGATACGATTGATGTGCAAGCAGGATGGAATCTTATCGGGACGATTTCGCATCCGGTGACTGTTCAATCTATTCTCAACGTCCCCGAAGGAATAGTTACCTCGAAATATTTTGGATTTGAGAATGGTTATGTTGAGGCAACAACTATTCAACCGGGACGCGCATATTGGGTAAAAGCAAATGCAAATGGGAAATTGGTTCTCACAAATCCCTGACAGAACATAACAAGATTATTTCTCAGCCCCGTTTTTATCACTAAGAGCGGGGCTTTTTTGTTTGAGTTTCTCCCCGCAAATCCTTAGTTTCATACCGTGCGCAGAAAGCGGAACATAGAATTTCATAACGAGAGAAGACGAATCGGCTCGATTGTCTCTCTCTTTTTTGTTGCGCTTGTTGCTTCTTTCCTTTTTACAAATCAAGTTTCCGCACAATCAAATTACAAGTTCGACCATCTTGGAATGGAAGACGGGCTTTCGGAAAGTATTGTCCTCTGTGTTCTTCAGGATAAGGAGGGATTCATGTGGTTCGGGACGGCGGACGGGTTGAACAGGTACGACGGTTACTCGTTCACCGTGTTCAAAAATACTCCGTCCGATTCGTCGTCGCTGATAAATAATTATGTCACCGCGTTGTTTGAAGACCGCGCGGGGAATCTCTGGGTCAGCACGATTACCGGACTTGATTGGTTCGACCGGACACACGAACGATTTGTTCATTACAACGGTTCTCTTTCCGAGAACAAGACGAACGTTCCGGTCTCTTCTCCGACCGCCGTTGTTCAGGATGCCCGGACAAATGAACTGTGGGTGGGAACCGCAAGCGGCGAACTCTATCAATTTCTCGCACGGCAGGAAAACCCTGCATCGCCTCCACGCATGAAAATTCTGAACCGGTACGTTCATTCTCCGACAGATGCAAACGGACTTCATGGCAGTTATCTCACAAACCTCACATTCGATACCGATGGAAATTTGTGGATTGGAACGAGAGACGATGGCATCAACATGTTCGACAAACGAACGGGAGCGTTTCGTCATTTCAAACATATTCCGTCTGACCCGCACAGTCTCAGCCATAATTTTATTCAAAAAATATTGTGTGATGATGAAGGGAGAATGTGGTTTGGAACGGAAGGGGGCGGAGTCAACCGGTTTGATGCAACGTCAGACCATTTCGTGCGCTACATGAACAACTCCCGTGATGCACATTCTCTTTCGCACAACGTCGTTCGTCCTGTGTATCAGGATAAGCGCGGAACACTCTGGATTGGAACCGACGGCGGCGGGTTGAACGTGTATGATAAACAAAACGATTCGTTTGTTCACCTGTTGCATGATAATTTGAACCCGTCGAGTCCGGCATCGAACCGGATTCTTTCCATCATCGAAGACCGCGCGGGGACGCTCTGGTTCGGGACGTGGGGAAAAGGCGTTGACCGCTTTTCACCATCGAAACAAAAATTCAAACAGACCGAAACGATGAATCTTGTCATGAGCAAACTCCCGACGAAGTTTATCATTTCCTTGTTTGAAGATAGCCGCGGTCGGTTGTGGTTCGGAACGCATGGCGCCGGCGTGCTGATGTTCGAGCCGCAAACAAAAACAACGGAACTGTTTACGTATGAGCCGCTCAATAAAAATTCTCTCCCGAACAACACGGCGTGGTCGGTGCGGGAAGATGGAAACGGCGTCCTCTGGTTCGCGACGGATGATGGAGTCGGTTCGTACAATCCCGACACGAAGCAGTTCGGGAGGATTGGCGTCAATCTTTCTTCGACATATTCGTTGAGCAGTAAGTACGCAGGAAGCATTTATCCGGAACAGTCGGGCAATATCGTTTGGGTTACAACCGACAAAGCGCTCGAAAAAATTGACGTACAGAACGGAACAGTGAAATCATTTCCATACTCGCTTGGTTCGCCGGAATGGGTGAATGGTTTTATCACGGCGGGATACAACGATTCGAATGGCGTACTTTGGCTTGGAACGAGTCCGTTGCTCGCGTTCGACACGAAGACCGAGAAATACATCTCACACAAAAAAAATATCGGCAAGCGGCCGGTGAGTTTTATCGCAGAAGACAGCAAGCAACGGATGTGGCTCGGGACGTTTAACGACGGCGTGTTTCTGTTCCCGAACGATGGAAGCGAGCCGAAACATTTCACCGAGAAGGAGGGTTTGCCGAATAATGTTTGCTACGGAATGTTGGAAGATGTGGATGGATATTTCTGGCTCAGTACGAACCGGGGAATTTCGCGGCTGAATCTCGCGACGCTACAGTTCCGCAATTACGATGTGAACGACGGATTGCAAAGCAATGAATTCAACCGGAACGCATTTTTGAAAGGAAAAGACGGACGATTGTACTTCGGAGGTGTGAACGGGTACAACGAATTTCTTCCGGGGGAAATTAAAGACAATGAATATGTCCCGCCGGTTATCCTTACAGCGTTCAGGAAATTTAATGAACCGGTGAACTTTGAAACGCCAATTCGATTCATGAAGGAACTGACGTTGAGTTATCAGGAAAACTTTTTTTCGTTTGAATTTGCCGCGCTCGATTTTACCGAGCAAAGCAAAAACCGCTACAACTATATGCTTGAAGGATTCGATGAGCATTGGGTGGATGCGGGAACGCAACGCATGGCAAATTACACGAACGTTGACCCGGGAGAATATGTCTTTCGTGTTCGCGGCTCGAACAACGATGGCGTGTGGAACGAAGAAGGCGCGTCAATACGAATTATTATTCCTCCTCCCTTTTGGAAAACTTCATGGTTCATTGGTTTGG
It encodes the following:
- a CDS encoding T9SS type A sorting domain-containing protein, which produces MKTTFTKSPRLLVFALPVILFFSFGLMQILFDSNTPENVQPSSLQKKEGYNGRADVFKKYFEDWYAPYKEYEPGLQKQAAQQIQTMPTEDQRIGKKGKSSRLAMSHSPWVQKGPWGVRNEYMDPPVYYSGRITTIDYHPSTGYYVGTAEGGLWAQAAFVFVPLTEKLPSLSIGAVAVDPSDADRIYLGTGEYQGFPGTGVYRSTNGGASWEPLVIDNMDDTPKRVSKILVAPWDNNIVFVACNEGLYRTSDKGDTWKQVGYASISDVATNPSGTFMLMGTPGDRVSKSTNFGLNWSIVTDLPVSDVPIGEEPTSQHVAVGRISVAISKSSPSTAYVQIGDKFRDSVMGVYKTTNAGGNWTNITPPPSALTNGKKNYLAQQRYNNVVAIHPTNANIVWLGGVWLLRSSNGGSSWNQVGVTNTGQWIVHPDNHALFYKDANTFVVGNDGGFFTTSDEGVTWNSNVNRLLPITQFYNVAIETFGGKVRYGGAQDNGIIGSNPDFPDDWIYRKQGDGIDVAFNPASASIIYHVLNYSDPYWRVRSDNQGTSWAGINYGIDTNHRKQDFWGTYIVPSKTSGSKIFTNAGHYIYMSTDRGNNWTMVLGTNSYGVAGHFDVNYGDNFIYVPNKGAKLDGSANDRLSGLAYDSSSKKWSRLDIGIGLPNSTIKKVRTSIEVSATAYVLANSPFRQVWKTTNKGQTWTDISSNLPDYLPVNDILEDPLDTDHLIVGTDKGAFASDDAGASWYRWNTGMPEAVRILDIDISYHDGNFYVFAGTFGRSTFERKLYATEPAAFIPPKRLNFGTVSRGGRTFDTVRVTNIGAEILEISGVQISDPDITISPLSASIAAGESRVFTVYYNPSRKIYGARQGTIEFLHNGEGDSRIEVQAYVGNSEKFRSFIPENLTAKKAEKRKETVSNWEFHFENNNPTRNPAHALVVEFKNAVSELVSSSPFGKTSANKAKRIWTFSEGDIAFGNFAVIKGINLGTKGQEVKRWWWVANLVDWNEDEERMTEGVLGVINGTKFPESQVIGAAMPNTANLREELFVEYPFSKSNPLIIGVKDSFPKEKRVAWVAFEKPADLLSSLLPGTRGVQHNGLPRWFDSLANGREMIGAYKKLPPQMQSNKLFAELVALKINIIASKMEKTPLGFGELKFQEGGSRFDGKTVGEISAMADTFMTYGNVEKIGSAAELYGVIRKIDSAFSGANDTLSFYRKLRFTGVREIEEVQFLVQDPSIEPVVHTSGIVFTEVPDEFTLYQNYPNPFNPTTNFGFRISDFGLVTLTVYNSLGQEIATVLNRQAIEAGEYEFLFEASTLPSGVYFYRLTVESEDEEGVAQTFTDAKKMLLLR
- a CDS encoding response regulator transcription factor is translated as MIFISLVEDDTGVREGLAALVGGTEGFKCVGKYSSCEDALEGIESDTPDVMLMDIGLPGMSGIAGVRLVKSKFPDIKVLMLTVYENNERVFEAICAGADGYLLKTTPPVQLLQAIREIHSGGAAMSPAISRKVLEMFQRSHGKSSDEFDLSQRELEILQHLVQGNSYKVIAEALFVSVNTVHFHIKNIYRKLHVTSKSEAVAVALRHRFV
- a CDS encoding DUF1573 domain-containing protein; this translates as MLTCSLFVTIVVVSAQPKWALQVSGTSMKLNSVSFFDTLSGVAVGNNGIILRSINGGTRWTQVPSGTTYTLSSVVYSSSSIAMAADGGKCFDAGCGNIYRTTDGGASWFEMAMHGADYPSLSFVTSQKGIIAGGGYDFGGNPYSSVSKTTDGGVSWFSYFPLVNNQWFYKIMDDINYVDTTFCIAATGDGLILRHDRDTVVNSSRTSYWSVVDSLPVSIRRMFFFDTLYGTVVGTNGNIWRTTDGGDTWQQQISNTTQHLNSVYFLSVNEGYVAGNGGTILHTTNGGTTWTTELTGTTQHLNKILFTDVQHGWAVGDNGVILKYGSFTSCNLSRTTVDFGSINNKSEFESTIQIKNNGTLPLAVSSIVSDNSDFTANMNDVTVSAGGTANVIITFHPVTPGEKSGNIIFTHDVFPFADTVSVRGTSLDFDTTFVEVNEKWNLISNPRLVSDNSRTALFPSALTDAFQYEQGSGYTQTNTILNGRGYWLKFNSSATTKIAGVVITSDTIDVQAGWNLIGTISHPVTVQSILNVPEGIVTSKYFGFENGYVEATTIQPGRAYWVKANANGKLVLTNP